The window TAGAACCGTTTGTCTGACAGTTTCATTCTTTGCTCTGGCAAGACCGCCACGGGCACCAAAAAAGTCTTTAGGAGACTCGCATCCATGACCAAGTGTAAGTTGGAATACATCTGGCTCGACGGCTATCAACCGACCCAGAGCATGCGCAGCAAAACCAAAATCGTCGAAGACTTCAGCGGCAAAGTGGAAGATGCCGAAATGTGGTCGTTCGACGGTTCGTCAACCGAACAAGCGCCCGGTGGAGCCAGTGACTGCTTGCTGAAGCCCGTCTTCTGCCTTCCCGATCCGGATCGTTTGGGCACCGGCTTCTTGGTGATGTGCGAAGTGATGAATGCCGATGGCACGCCTCACCGCAGCAACGGCCGTGCAACGATCAAAGACGATGACAATGACTTCTGGTTCGGTTTCGAACAGGAGTACACGATCTTCGATCCAGAAACCAAGAAACCAATCGGCTTCCCTGCTGAAGGTTTCCCAGGACCTCAAGGTCCTTACTACTGCTCGGTCGGTGCTGGCAAAGCAGTCGGTCGTGAAATCGTCGAAGAGCACCTCGAACTGTGCTTGCAAGCTGGCTTGAACGTCGAAGGCATCAACGCCGAAGTCATGATGGGCCAGTGGGAATTCCAAATCTTCGCCAAGGGCGCAGCCCAAGCTGGTGACGAAATTTGGCTCGCACGCTACTTGCTGGATCGCACCGGCGAGAAGTACGGCATGGAAATTAACTACCACTGCAAACCAGTCAAAGGTGACTGGAACGGCAGCGGCATGCACGCCAACTTCAGCAACACGACCCTGCGTACGTGCGGCAGCAAAGAAGTTTACGAAGCGATTTGCCAAGCCTTCGAGCCTCGTATCACCGAGCACATCGATGTTTACGGTGCTGACAACGATCAGCGTTTGACCGGTTTGCACGAAACGCAATCGATCGACAAGTTCAGCTACGGCATCTCGGACCGCGGTGCATCGATCCGCATTCCAATCGCCACGGTTGAAAAGGGCTGGAAGGGCTGGTTGGAAGATCGTCGCCCAGCTTCGAACGCTGACCCATACATGGTTGCCAGTGCAATCATCGCAACGGTCAAGACAGCCAACGTCCCAGCCGGCGTTTGAACCATCCCGGCCCAGGCTGCTGAGCCGATTCGATTGTGAGCGATTCCGATTGCCGCGGTCGATATCACTCTGAAATTCGATGCCGAGTCACCCAGGTGACTCGGCATTTTTTCTGCGCTGACATCGGTTTCATATCTGCCAGGCACCGCTCAGAACAACACCCACCCTGTTCCAAACGGTTACAATTGCGAGCCCGCGTCCATTTCGTTGACGCCTGTCCTTTTTCGAGTTATTGACCGGAGCCCCCTATGAACGCCTCGAATCTTCGTCGCGCCTTCGCTGTTGTCTGCTGCCTGACGCTAGGCACCGCTATCGGATGCCCATCACAACCAGGCACTGCATTGGAAGACGCCGACCAGTCGGCGATTGAAGCCTACCAAGCGGAACAAGCCAAAGAACAAGCCGCAATGGATGACTCGCTCAACACAAAGCCCTAGTAAACGAATTCTACGGTGCACGCGACCTCGGCTTCACGCCAGTTCGCCCGGTACAAATAAAAAAGCCGGCTTCGCTCAAAGAACGAAGCCGGCTTTTTCTATTCTCAACCTAGACGAGAAGCATCAAAACTCTTCGTCAATGATCTCACGAGCACCTTTGGTTCCCAAGGCTCCCCAGACACCGTAAGGGCTCTTCGACCCTGGTTTCGCGGTTGCCATTGATGCATTCTGCCAAACCATCTCATGGTTTTGATTCCCTGCATCGATTGAGTCGGTGATGAATTTGACCGCCCCATCACCCATCAAAATATGAGCCCCGCCTTGGTGACGACTCGATGGCGGGAACATCCCGGTCTGCCCGGCATTGTTGCCTCCACAAATAGCCGCATTGGGTGGAGCAATCGTGTGGATGCCACTGAAATTGGGACGGAAGTCGGCCCACTTGTAGCCGCGCCCACCATTCACACCTTGAATCGGTGTTCCCGCCAGCCAAAACTGCGGTCGTTCCGGATCAATTTGACCGTCTTCGACGCAGAAATTGGGATTCAATCTGACTTCGTTCGGTGGATTGCCGTTGATGGACTGGATGCCCCGGGTATCACGATCGCCCAGATCAGTAATCAACTCCGCCATGGCAATGGTATTGGAGAGACCATCGAGAACATCGCGGAACTTGGAAGTCGTGTGTGGGACAAACATACCTCGGTCTGCAGCCCGCGATCGTTGCGACCAGCCGTTGTCGCTCACTTTCTCCCCAGATGGGTCGTGGTGCAGTTTTGTCCCACGCACAGACCACTCCATCGAATCCCCCAGGCACGCGCCATAGTTCGTACGACCTTGACCTGGCAGGCCTTGTCCGGGATCGCTTGGACAGCGAAGCATGGGAAGGTTGGTCATCCACGGGCGATACTGCAAGTGCTCCACCGTTGGCCCCATTGCTGGCCACGGCGTTGTCAAAGGCGTGGTTAGGTCGAGAGCATTGATCAGACTCGGATTGCTAATCTCCTCCCACAATCCTTGCTGCTCAACGAACGGAGTTAGCCCAACCAACATGCTCAATCGCCAAGCATTAGCATCGCCATAATTCGTCCACCAATTTGAAGTCCGAGCCGTGCTACCAAAAGGCGCTGCTCCACCGTCGGTACTACCGGTCCCAACTCCATGAATTGGAAGCTGGTTGTACGCCGAGTGGTAGTTGTGCATCGCCAACCCCAACTGCTTGAAATTATTGCTGCAGCTCATCCGACGAGCTGCTTCTCGGGCTGCCTGCACTGCAGGTAGCAGTAGCCCCACCAAAACGCCAATGATGGCGATGACCACCAAAAGCTCCACCAAAGTGAAACCCTTCGGTGGAAGACGAAAACGCTTCATAACAATATCTCCTAGCAACAATACGAAAATACACGCACTCAATACGAGCAGAGCGAGTGCCTTTCCATCTTAGGGATACTGTCGACCCCGGGAATAGTAACATCGCGTCTGAAAACGCATTTTTCGCGAGTTAATCTCACGAAAACACCCGTTCAGAGGTCACTTATCTGCCTTAGCAACCACCCCCCGGATGCGAAAAACACCTGCCGTCATATCGAAGGTTGTTCTGCAACCGGTTTCAGGATGGCTTGTCATTGCCGCGAGCTCCTTCACCGAACAGTCTTGCGTTTTCACCCCACATCGGGCTTTACCTCAGTCAACCATCGCCGGTACGATTTGGCGTGAAACCCGATGGGCTGCGATGTGAATCACTCGGAATGTGCTTCCAAGCCCACAACTGAACACAGCAAAGGATTGTGCCATGGGTGGCGCTGTGACGTTATTGTTGGTCGCGACGATGGGCATCACTTTCGGATGGACTCCGGACGGTGCCGATGGGGTGAAATACATCATCCAAGTCCCGCCTGACCAGCTCGATCAACTCGAACGTGTCGGTGAGATTACCAGCACGATTTCGCCGGAAGTGCGAGGACGCGTCAGCGAAATCGTGATCCGCGTGGGCGACGGCCCCGTTCCTCGACAGATGCCTGCGAATTGGATGCAAACGAACGCATCGCATCCCTCCGGTGTCTCGCAGGTTGTCTCGGACGAAAATGCGCTTCGTGGATTACCAATCGCTTCGGACGATCGTCGCCCGATTCCGATTCCCATGTCATCCAATTCGATGCAATCGGGCATCATCCCGGGAAACGTCAACTCGCCCAGTGTCACTCGCTTGATGAAGCCTCAGTCCAATGGCATGAGCATGCCTGGAGGATTTGATGCTCCCGCTCCAACCGGCGGAGCACCTACCGGCGGTTTCAGCATGCCACCTTCGCTGGCGCAAGGCCCCGCCGCAACAGGAGCCGCAAACAACGGCTCCATTAACGAGAGCATTCGTGCAGGTGCCGAAGCCTTCGGGCGTTCGTTCGGCCTGGGCACGCCGAGCACCGCTCCGACGAATGCGGCCGCGGCAAATCGCGATCCCTCGACAACCGTTGCCCCACCACCATTCACCGGTTCAGGAAATGCCAATCTGAACAACACCGATCGCGCCGCCCGAACCGGCGGCCCGTCGACAGCCCCGGCCGCATCCACGGGAACTACTGCTCCGCCTTGGCCCAACAATGACGACGACTGGTACGCATTGGGAGAGCGACCTGCTCAGCGTCCTTCCACCGCTCCCGTTAACAATTCCGCCACCGCATCCAGCACGAGTGCGACGTCTAGACCCGGATCAGAAGCCACCAACCGAAACACCTCAAACCCGGGACTCAACACGGGCAATTTCAATCAAATGCCCAGTGGGATCAGTGGACAAAGCCCCTACGGACAATCGAGCTCGGATACCGTCGCCAACTCGTCCTCACGTCGCGAAAACCCGTACTCCACGACAGCGGCTAACCGAGACAACACGATCCAAAGAGATGAATACGCTCCGCACTTGACCGCGGCCGAAGCAGCTCGGCTGCCCAAAAACGGTTACGACTTCGACGACGCCGGCAATCCGGTCGATCGCTTTGGATATCGCTTGAACTTTTATGGCGATCGCATCGACCAGAACGGCCGACCGATTGATGCCTCGAGCTATGCCGACAATCGCACAAACGCCAACACGGATCCAGCGAGCAACCCTCAATATTCCGGCAACAACCCGTTCCCGGGTGCTGCGCCACCAACGGCTCAACCCGGTCGAAATTCCACGGATGCCACGTTTGCCAATCAAACAGGCAATGGCTACGGACAGACCGGCAC of the Rhodopirellula baltica SH 1 genome contains:
- a CDS encoding glutamine synthetase beta-grasp domain-containing protein, with protein sequence MTKCKLEYIWLDGYQPTQSMRSKTKIVEDFSGKVEDAEMWSFDGSSTEQAPGGASDCLLKPVFCLPDPDRLGTGFLVMCEVMNADGTPHRSNGRATIKDDDNDFWFGFEQEYTIFDPETKKPIGFPAEGFPGPQGPYYCSVGAGKAVGREIVEEHLELCLQAGLNVEGINAEVMMGQWEFQIFAKGAAQAGDEIWLARYLLDRTGEKYGMEINYHCKPVKGDWNGSGMHANFSNTTLRTCGSKEVYEAICQAFEPRITEHIDVYGADNDQRLTGLHETQSIDKFSYGISDRGASIRIPIATVEKGWKGWLEDRRPASNADPYMVASAIIATVKTANVPAGV
- a CDS encoding DUF1559 domain-containing protein, which encodes MKRFRLPPKGFTLVELLVVIAIIGVLVGLLLPAVQAAREAARRMSCSNNFKQLGLAMHNYHSAYNQLPIHGVGTGSTDGGAAPFGSTARTSNWWTNYGDANAWRLSMLVGLTPFVEQQGLWEEISNPSLINALDLTTPLTTPWPAMGPTVEHLQYRPWMTNLPMLRCPSDPGQGLPGQGRTNYGACLGDSMEWSVRGTKLHHDPSGEKVSDNGWSQRSRAADRGMFVPHTTSKFRDVLDGLSNTIAMAELITDLGDRDTRGIQSINGNPPNEVRLNPNFCVEDGQIDPERPQFWLAGTPIQGVNGGRGYKWADFRPNFSGIHTIAPPNAAICGGNNAGQTGMFPPSSRHQGGAHILMGDGAVKFITDSIDAGNQNHEMVWQNASMATAKPGSKSPYGVWGALGTKGAREIIDEEF
- a CDS encoding mu-protocadherin — its product is MGGAVTLLLVATMGITFGWTPDGADGVKYIIQVPPDQLDQLERVGEITSTISPEVRGRVSEIVIRVGDGPVPRQMPANWMQTNASHPSGVSQVVSDENALRGLPIASDDRRPIPIPMSSNSMQSGIIPGNVNSPSVTRLMKPQSNGMSMPGGFDAPAPTGGAPTGGFSMPPSLAQGPAATGAANNGSINESIRAGAEAFGRSFGLGTPSTAPTNAAAANRDPSTTVAPPPFTGSGNANLNNTDRAARTGGPSTAPAASTGTTAPPWPNNDDDWYALGERPAQRPSTAPVNNSATASSTSATSRPGSEATNRNTSNPGLNTGNFNQMPSGISGQSPYGQSSSDTVANSSSRRENPYSTTAANRDNTIQRDEYAPHLTAAEAARLPKNGYDFDDAGNPVDRFGYRLNFYGDRIDQNGRPIDASSYADNRTNANTDPASNPQYSGNNPFPGAAPPTAQPGRNSTDATFANQTGNGYGQTGTGSAASGYPDNRNTATGAPANPYASTGQTNPTANTQPTIPTGQASFPSNGYPNTAQPQTQYPQVPNYGTVPTSAPINPYINPATGYPYQNAGYPNTIPPLLASNNTSTGGPPTGALNAGTAPPRGTDSSSLDAAGATTGATSDNGDRSNREKVATQTLFNALLLVSFVANLYLMYWLNVLRLKYQEMVAAKRAAASSNAAAVA